One window from the genome of Hemitrygon akajei chromosome 4, sHemAka1.3, whole genome shotgun sequence encodes:
- the LOC140727059 gene encoding transforming growth factor beta activator LRRC32-like isoform X1, whose amino-acid sequence MKQGYPEETRCSHRENARTLHRLPGAPRGSRSISCTLVLPINFKAQSKFVIKVESEALCQNKSLNVIPLDLPQDIWKLDLSVNHIQMLTLHNLTQYPSIQHLDLESNELEFIEPGSFASLLHLKELNLANNLLDLSKDGLGRLPRVERLDLSGNSLYTGVVEGFLKEAPSLEQVSLARNSITKLSDHTFQGNPLLKHINLQHNIIIKIESGAFQSLSNLVVLDLAMNSIPCITEFDLKNLQVLNLSRNSIELFIVKEPGVEYQLRWLDLSDNNLPYFPTFPKKNHLRHLDLSRNCIQGFSLDAVSHRMNHLGERLDHNAKANQSWTTPTAHLSDLVYLDLSYNEITSIPWDFFRSMKSLRFLNLSKNCLQSFVVDEMNVLNSLVRLDLSSNALQNLLLSSRGFHHLKYLYLQDNYLQSLPSNIFSSLSSIQILSLQNNNISVCQGIPRYESPTDDCMFFSEITTLRYLYLHNNNIRYLPPHAFHQTPLSELDLSLNPGIHIHPEGFSGLEFPLTYLSLGGNGLASLSMNLSHFNNLRTLDVSNNRLREFLVTTRNLSLEHVDLRNNMLDSLQETSMEVLNGTLRTLQLSGNPFNCCQVTWVRWLAQVDVLDKCSVLCYYPTVNGHSQAHLFTAQPGLCQELPLDWTNWGILMLILVTALLGFATLLGCCLAHRQRVNKMFVHHVKA is encoded by the exons atgaaacaggggtacccagaggaaacccgatgcagtcacagggagaatgcacgaACTCTGCACAGACTGCCTGGGGCTCCACGAGGCAGCAGATCCATCAGCTGCACCCTTGTCCTGCCCATAaacttcaaagctcaaagtaaatttgttatcaaa GTAGAGTCGGAAGCACTATGTCAGAATAAATCCCTTAATGTAATCCCTCTGGACCTGCCTCAAGACATATGGAAGCTGGATTTATCTGTTAACCACATCCAAATGCTAACCTTGCACAATTTGACTCAGTACCCCTCCATCCAGCACCTGGACTTGGAGTCCAACGAACTGGAGTTTATTGAGCCTGGATCATTTGCCTCTCTACTACACCTCAAGGAGCTTAACCTTGCAAATAACCTCTTGGACCTGAGCAAAGATGGACTTGGGAGACTGCCGCGTGTTGAAAGGCTGGACTTATCCGGAAACAGTTTGTACACTGGTGTTGTCGAGGGTTTCCTAAAGGAGGCACCTTCGCTTGAGCAGGTATCCTTGGCCAGGAACAGCATCACCAAACTCTCAGACCATACGTTTCAAGGGAACCCGTTGCTGAAACATATAAACTTACAGCACAACATCATCATCAAGATAGAATCGGGGGCGTTTCAGTCACTTTCCAATCTGGTCGTCCTCGATCTCGCCATGAACTCCATCCCCTGCATCACCGAGTTCGACCTCAAAAACCTTCAAGTCTTGAACTTGAGTAGAAACAGCATTGAGCTTTTCATCGTGAAGGAACCTGGTGTAGAGTATCAACTTCGGTGGCTGGACCTCAGCGATAACAATCTGCCCTATTTTCCCACCTTCCCCAAGAAAAACCACCTCAGGCACCTCGACCTGTCACGCAATTGCATCCAAGGGTTTTCCCTAGACGCCGTTAGTCACAGGATGAACCATCTAGGAGAGAGGCTGGACCACAATGCCAAGGCTAACCAAAGCTGGACCACCCCAACTGCTCACCTGTCCGATCTGGTATACCTGGACCTGAGCTACAATGAGATAACCTCCATCCCGTGGGATTTCTTCCGGAGTATGAAGTCCCTGAGGTTCCTCAACCTGAGCAAGAACTGCCTCCAAAGCTTTGTGGTAGATGAGATGAATGTATTGAACTCTCTGGTGAGACTGGACCTGAGCTCCAATGCCCTGCAGAACCTCTTGCTCTCCAGCAGAGGCTTCCACCATCTGAAATACCTCTACCTTCAGGACAACTACCTTCAAAGTCTGCCTTCCAATATCTTTAGcagcctctccagcatccagaTCCTTAGCCTTCAAAACAACAATATCAGTGTGTGTCAGGGGATTCCCAGGTATGAGAGCCCCACCGATGACTGCATGTTCTTCTCTGAAATCACAACGCTTAGGTATTTATATCTGCACAACAACAACATTAGATATTTGCCACCTCACGCATTTCATCAGACTCCTCTTTCCGAGTTAGATCTGTCTCTGAATCCTGGGATCCATATCCACCCTGAGGGATTTTCTGGTTTAGAATTTCCCCTGACGTACTTGTCCTTGGGAGGCAATGGTCTCGCTTCACTCAGCATGAACCTGTCGCACTTTAACAACCTCAGAACGCTGGATGTGTCCAATAACCGCCTGAGGGAGTTCCTGGTCACCACCAGGAACCTCTCTTTGGAGCATGTGGACTTGCGCAACAACATGTTGGACAGCTTGCAAGAGACGTCCATGGAGGTGCTGAACGGGACGCTGAGGACCTTGCAGCTCTCGGGGAACCCGTTCAACTGCTGCCAGGTCACCTGGGTCAGGTGGCTGGCCCAGGTCGACGTGCTGGACAAGTGCTCAGTCTTGTGCTATTACCCCACCGTCAACGGGCACTCGCAGGCGCACCTGTTCACCGCTCAGCCCGGTCTCTGCCAGGAGCTGCCACTGGACTGGACAAACTGGGGCATCTTAATGCTCATCTTAGTGACTGCGCTCTTGGGGTTTGCCACACTTCTCGGCTGTTGCCTGGCACACAGGCAGCGAGTCAACAAAATGTTTGTACACCATGTAAAAGCTTAG
- the LOC140727059 gene encoding transforming growth factor beta activator LRRC32-like isoform X3 has protein sequence MESFLLFLLVAEGAVASYRPEGHPPCATVESEALCQNKSLNVIPLDLPQDIWKLDLSVNHIQMLTLHNLTQYPSIQHLDLESNELEFIEPGSFASLLHLKELNLANNLLDLSKDGLGRLPRVERLDLSGNSLYTGVVEGFLKEAPSLEQVSLARNSITKLSDHTFQGNPLLKHINLQHNIIIKIESGAFQSLSNLVVLDLAMNSIPCITEFDLKNLQVLNLSRNSIELFIVKEPGVEYQLRWLDLSDNNLPYFPTFPKKNHLRHLDLSRNCIQGFSLDAVSHRMNHLGERLDHNAKANQSWTTPTAHLSDLVYLDLSYNEITSIPWDFFRSMKSLRFLNLSKNCLQSFVVDEMNVLNSLVRLDLSSNALQNLLLSSRGFHHLKYLYLQDNYLQSLPSNIFSSLSSIQILSLQNNNISVCQGIPRYESPTDDCMFFSEITTLRYLYLHNNNIRYLPPHAFHQTPLSELDLSLNPGIHIHPEGFSGLEFPLTYLSLGGNGLASLSMNLSHFNNLRTLDVSNNRLREFLVTTRNLSLEHVDLRNNMLDSLQETSMEVLNGTLRTLQLSGNPFNCCQVTWVRWLAQVDVLDKCSVLCYYPTVNGHSQAHLFTAQPGLCQELPLDWTNWGILMLILVTALLGFATLLGCCLAHRQRVNKMFVHHVKA, from the coding sequence GTAGAGTCGGAAGCACTATGTCAGAATAAATCCCTTAATGTAATCCCTCTGGACCTGCCTCAAGACATATGGAAGCTGGATTTATCTGTTAACCACATCCAAATGCTAACCTTGCACAATTTGACTCAGTACCCCTCCATCCAGCACCTGGACTTGGAGTCCAACGAACTGGAGTTTATTGAGCCTGGATCATTTGCCTCTCTACTACACCTCAAGGAGCTTAACCTTGCAAATAACCTCTTGGACCTGAGCAAAGATGGACTTGGGAGACTGCCGCGTGTTGAAAGGCTGGACTTATCCGGAAACAGTTTGTACACTGGTGTTGTCGAGGGTTTCCTAAAGGAGGCACCTTCGCTTGAGCAGGTATCCTTGGCCAGGAACAGCATCACCAAACTCTCAGACCATACGTTTCAAGGGAACCCGTTGCTGAAACATATAAACTTACAGCACAACATCATCATCAAGATAGAATCGGGGGCGTTTCAGTCACTTTCCAATCTGGTCGTCCTCGATCTCGCCATGAACTCCATCCCCTGCATCACCGAGTTCGACCTCAAAAACCTTCAAGTCTTGAACTTGAGTAGAAACAGCATTGAGCTTTTCATCGTGAAGGAACCTGGTGTAGAGTATCAACTTCGGTGGCTGGACCTCAGCGATAACAATCTGCCCTATTTTCCCACCTTCCCCAAGAAAAACCACCTCAGGCACCTCGACCTGTCACGCAATTGCATCCAAGGGTTTTCCCTAGACGCCGTTAGTCACAGGATGAACCATCTAGGAGAGAGGCTGGACCACAATGCCAAGGCTAACCAAAGCTGGACCACCCCAACTGCTCACCTGTCCGATCTGGTATACCTGGACCTGAGCTACAATGAGATAACCTCCATCCCGTGGGATTTCTTCCGGAGTATGAAGTCCCTGAGGTTCCTCAACCTGAGCAAGAACTGCCTCCAAAGCTTTGTGGTAGATGAGATGAATGTATTGAACTCTCTGGTGAGACTGGACCTGAGCTCCAATGCCCTGCAGAACCTCTTGCTCTCCAGCAGAGGCTTCCACCATCTGAAATACCTCTACCTTCAGGACAACTACCTTCAAAGTCTGCCTTCCAATATCTTTAGcagcctctccagcatccagaTCCTTAGCCTTCAAAACAACAATATCAGTGTGTGTCAGGGGATTCCCAGGTATGAGAGCCCCACCGATGACTGCATGTTCTTCTCTGAAATCACAACGCTTAGGTATTTATATCTGCACAACAACAACATTAGATATTTGCCACCTCACGCATTTCATCAGACTCCTCTTTCCGAGTTAGATCTGTCTCTGAATCCTGGGATCCATATCCACCCTGAGGGATTTTCTGGTTTAGAATTTCCCCTGACGTACTTGTCCTTGGGAGGCAATGGTCTCGCTTCACTCAGCATGAACCTGTCGCACTTTAACAACCTCAGAACGCTGGATGTGTCCAATAACCGCCTGAGGGAGTTCCTGGTCACCACCAGGAACCTCTCTTTGGAGCATGTGGACTTGCGCAACAACATGTTGGACAGCTTGCAAGAGACGTCCATGGAGGTGCTGAACGGGACGCTGAGGACCTTGCAGCTCTCGGGGAACCCGTTCAACTGCTGCCAGGTCACCTGGGTCAGGTGGCTGGCCCAGGTCGACGTGCTGGACAAGTGCTCAGTCTTGTGCTATTACCCCACCGTCAACGGGCACTCGCAGGCGCACCTGTTCACCGCTCAGCCCGGTCTCTGCCAGGAGCTGCCACTGGACTGGACAAACTGGGGCATCTTAATGCTCATCTTAGTGACTGCGCTCTTGGGGTTTGCCACACTTCTCGGCTGTTGCCTGGCACACAGGCAGCGAGTCAACAAAATGTTTGTACACCATGTAAAAGCTTAG
- the LOC140727059 gene encoding transforming growth factor beta activator LRRC32-like isoform X2: MNLETMESFLLFLLVAEGAVASYRPEGHPPCATVESEALCQNKSLNVIPLDLPQDIWKLDLSVNHIQMLTLHNLTQYPSIQHLDLESNELEFIEPGSFASLLHLKELNLANNLLDLSKDGLGRLPRVERLDLSGNSLYTGVVEGFLKEAPSLEQVSLARNSITKLSDHTFQGNPLLKHINLQHNIIIKIESGAFQSLSNLVVLDLAMNSIPCITEFDLKNLQVLNLSRNSIELFIVKEPGVEYQLRWLDLSDNNLPYFPTFPKKNHLRHLDLSRNCIQGFSLDAVSHRMNHLGERLDHNAKANQSWTTPTAHLSDLVYLDLSYNEITSIPWDFFRSMKSLRFLNLSKNCLQSFVVDEMNVLNSLVRLDLSSNALQNLLLSSRGFHHLKYLYLQDNYLQSLPSNIFSSLSSIQILSLQNNNISVCQGIPRYESPTDDCMFFSEITTLRYLYLHNNNIRYLPPHAFHQTPLSELDLSLNPGIHIHPEGFSGLEFPLTYLSLGGNGLASLSMNLSHFNNLRTLDVSNNRLREFLVTTRNLSLEHVDLRNNMLDSLQETSMEVLNGTLRTLQLSGNPFNCCQVTWVRWLAQVDVLDKCSVLCYYPTVNGHSQAHLFTAQPGLCQELPLDWTNWGILMLILVTALLGFATLLGCCLAHRQRVNKMFVHHVKA, translated from the coding sequence GTAGAGTCGGAAGCACTATGTCAGAATAAATCCCTTAATGTAATCCCTCTGGACCTGCCTCAAGACATATGGAAGCTGGATTTATCTGTTAACCACATCCAAATGCTAACCTTGCACAATTTGACTCAGTACCCCTCCATCCAGCACCTGGACTTGGAGTCCAACGAACTGGAGTTTATTGAGCCTGGATCATTTGCCTCTCTACTACACCTCAAGGAGCTTAACCTTGCAAATAACCTCTTGGACCTGAGCAAAGATGGACTTGGGAGACTGCCGCGTGTTGAAAGGCTGGACTTATCCGGAAACAGTTTGTACACTGGTGTTGTCGAGGGTTTCCTAAAGGAGGCACCTTCGCTTGAGCAGGTATCCTTGGCCAGGAACAGCATCACCAAACTCTCAGACCATACGTTTCAAGGGAACCCGTTGCTGAAACATATAAACTTACAGCACAACATCATCATCAAGATAGAATCGGGGGCGTTTCAGTCACTTTCCAATCTGGTCGTCCTCGATCTCGCCATGAACTCCATCCCCTGCATCACCGAGTTCGACCTCAAAAACCTTCAAGTCTTGAACTTGAGTAGAAACAGCATTGAGCTTTTCATCGTGAAGGAACCTGGTGTAGAGTATCAACTTCGGTGGCTGGACCTCAGCGATAACAATCTGCCCTATTTTCCCACCTTCCCCAAGAAAAACCACCTCAGGCACCTCGACCTGTCACGCAATTGCATCCAAGGGTTTTCCCTAGACGCCGTTAGTCACAGGATGAACCATCTAGGAGAGAGGCTGGACCACAATGCCAAGGCTAACCAAAGCTGGACCACCCCAACTGCTCACCTGTCCGATCTGGTATACCTGGACCTGAGCTACAATGAGATAACCTCCATCCCGTGGGATTTCTTCCGGAGTATGAAGTCCCTGAGGTTCCTCAACCTGAGCAAGAACTGCCTCCAAAGCTTTGTGGTAGATGAGATGAATGTATTGAACTCTCTGGTGAGACTGGACCTGAGCTCCAATGCCCTGCAGAACCTCTTGCTCTCCAGCAGAGGCTTCCACCATCTGAAATACCTCTACCTTCAGGACAACTACCTTCAAAGTCTGCCTTCCAATATCTTTAGcagcctctccagcatccagaTCCTTAGCCTTCAAAACAACAATATCAGTGTGTGTCAGGGGATTCCCAGGTATGAGAGCCCCACCGATGACTGCATGTTCTTCTCTGAAATCACAACGCTTAGGTATTTATATCTGCACAACAACAACATTAGATATTTGCCACCTCACGCATTTCATCAGACTCCTCTTTCCGAGTTAGATCTGTCTCTGAATCCTGGGATCCATATCCACCCTGAGGGATTTTCTGGTTTAGAATTTCCCCTGACGTACTTGTCCTTGGGAGGCAATGGTCTCGCTTCACTCAGCATGAACCTGTCGCACTTTAACAACCTCAGAACGCTGGATGTGTCCAATAACCGCCTGAGGGAGTTCCTGGTCACCACCAGGAACCTCTCTTTGGAGCATGTGGACTTGCGCAACAACATGTTGGACAGCTTGCAAGAGACGTCCATGGAGGTGCTGAACGGGACGCTGAGGACCTTGCAGCTCTCGGGGAACCCGTTCAACTGCTGCCAGGTCACCTGGGTCAGGTGGCTGGCCCAGGTCGACGTGCTGGACAAGTGCTCAGTCTTGTGCTATTACCCCACCGTCAACGGGCACTCGCAGGCGCACCTGTTCACCGCTCAGCCCGGTCTCTGCCAGGAGCTGCCACTGGACTGGACAAACTGGGGCATCTTAATGCTCATCTTAGTGACTGCGCTCTTGGGGTTTGCCACACTTCTCGGCTGTTGCCTGGCACACAGGCAGCGAGTCAACAAAATGTTTGTACACCATGTAAAAGCTTAG